Genomic segment of Veillonella parvula DSM 2008:
TTATAGCAGGTTTTATAGGCTTCCTGTTTATATTATTAAACAGGGTGATTTTGCTCATCAATTCACTTGGTGTATAATAAAAAAATGTACAAATTAAGAAAGTGGGGATCTTAATGGATATATTAGGAGCAAGGCGCTCTATTGAACAAAAGCTACTAATGCAATCTGTTGCTTTGATGGCGCTAGTTGCGGTGAGCGGTACTGTAATGGGGATTGTGACAGGATCTAGTGCAGTGTTGTTAGATGGGGTATTTTCCTTCGTTGATGTTGTTATTAAGATTATGATGCTTATGACAGCCAAGTTAGTTGCTAGAGAAACGAGTAAGCGATTCCAATTCGGTTTTTGGCAATTTGAACCTCTGGTGCTCGCCGTGGAGGGCTTTTTTATTCTTCTCATAGTAATTTATGCCTTATCTAGTGGCATTACAGATCTTTTGTCTGGTGGACGTCACGTAGACTTCGGACCAGCTATTTTCTATGCTATATTCTTTACCGTTGCAGATACTGCTTACTATCTTTATGTACGTCGTATTAATAAAAGTTTACAGTCTAACTTGATTAAATTTGATAATGTAAGTTGGTATGTCGATGCTTTGTTAGAAGCGGCTATCTTGATTAGCTTTATTGTGGCTACTATGCTAGAAGGTACTGAATATGCTAGATGGGCTACTTATATTGACCCTATTGTATTAATTATTTTAGCTGTACAAATGGTACCGTCGGCATTTCGTATTATTGTGCCATCCATGAAACAAATATTGGGGTGGGCACCAACTTCATTGCATAATGAAGTGCAAGAAATTATGGATCGCTTTATGGAAAAGTATAATTTTAAAGATTATGTGACGAGCGTGCAAGTATACGGCAATACTCGAATTATTGAAATTGATATTTTAGTTCGTAAAAGCTTTCCCTATCAAACCATTGCTGAAATTGATGCTATTCGCAATGAAATTGACCAAGAAATTGGTGGTAACCCAACGGAAAAATGGGTAACCATTTCTTTTACAGGCACGCGTAAATGGATGGCAAAAGATTATTTGCTAGATGAAGAAGATGATGAATAATATAAATTATTAGTGTGAAGACTAGTATATAGCACATAATTTAATGATAAATACACCAATATATGGTATACTTAAACGTATTGAATATATTGTGCGTAACATAGTTGGAAAATGAGGTTTATAGTATGTTAGATTTAAAATTTGTCCGTGAAAATATTGATTTAGTGCAACAAAATTTAGATAATCGTCATACAAAAGGCGATCTGAAAACCTTTGTATCCGCTTATGATGAACGTCGTCAATTGATCGGTCAAGTAGAAGAATTAAAAGCGCTTCGCAATTCCGTAACAGAAGAAATTAGCAAATTAAAACGCAATAAAGAAAATGCTGATGAAAAAATCGGAGAAATGAAAAAAGTAGGCGATGAGATTGCTGAGCTTGATAACCGTATTCGCGAAGTGGAAACAAAATTGCGTGATGCGGCATTGATGTTGCCAAATATGTGTGATGCATCTGTTCCTGTAGGTGCCGATGAAGATGAAAATGTGGAGCAACGCAAATGGGGCGAACCACGTCAATTTGATTTTGATGTACAAGCTCATTGGGATTTAGGTGAAAACCTCGATATTCTTGATTTCAACCGTGCAGGCAAAATGAGTGGAGCTCGCTTTACTGTGTATAAGGGGTTAGGTGCTCGTTTGGAACGCGCTCTTATCAACTTCATGGTGGATCTTCATGTAGACAAACATGGCTATACTGAAATGATGACTCCATATATGGTAACTCGTGAAACTTTGACGGGCACCGGGCAATTGCCTAAATTTGCTGAAGATATGTATCATGTAGAGGGGACGGAATATTTCTTGATTCCAACTGCTGAGGTTACATTGACTAATTATCACGGTGGCGAAATTTTGAGCGAAGAGGAATTGCCTAAATACTATACTGCATTCACCGCATGTTTCCGTGCTGAAGCGGGTTCCGCGGGGCGTGATACTCGTGGCCTTATTCGCCAACATCAATTTAATAAAGTTGAAATGGTTAAATTAGCTAAACCGGAAGATTCTTTCAAAGAATTAGAAACATTAACGGATAATGCAGAAGAAGTATTACGTTTATTAGAATTACCATTCCGTGTTATCACTCTGTGCACAGGTGATATGGGCTTTGGTTCCGCTAAAACCTATGATGTAGAGGTGTGGATGCCTGCACAAGGCAAGTATAGGGAAATTTCCTCTTGCTCTAATATGACTGATTTCCAAGCTCGTCGTGCTAATATTAAGTTCCGTCGTGGACCTAAAGGAAAACCAGAATTCGTTCATACATTAAATGGATCTGGCCTTGCAGTAGGTCGTACAGTAGCCGCTATCTTGGAAAACTATCAACAAGCTGATGGATCCGTTGTAATTCCAAAAGTTCTCGTGCCATATATGGGTGGCGTTGAAGTGATTTCACCGGCTAAATAAGAGGGGGCATTTTATGAGATTCTTTATTGATACAGCAGAATTTGATGAGATTAAAGAGGCCTATGACTTTGGTTTTATTGATGGTGTAACTACAAATCCATCGCTTATCGTGAAAGCTAAACGCGACTTGAAACAAGTTATTTCTGAAATTGCAAATCTTGTTGATGGACCTGTTAGCGCGGAGGTTATTTCCTCTGATGCTGAAGGCATGGTGGCGGAAGCACATGACCTTGTGAAATTAGGCTCTAACGTGGTTATTAAAGTTCCTATGACTCCAGAAGGCCTTAAAGCCGTTGCTGTTTTGCGCAAAGAAGGCATTAAAACGAATGTGACTTTGATTTTTTCTGCAAACCAAGCCTTATTAGCTGCTCGTGCAGGTGCAAGTTATGTGAGTCCATTTGTGGGGCGCATTGATGATATCAGCATGGATGGCCTTACATTAATTCAAGATATTGCAGATATTTTCGCTATTCATGAAATTGAAACTGAAATTATTGCTGCTAGTGTGAGAACGCCGTTGCATATTATTCAATGTGCTAAGGCAGGTGCTCATATTGCAACTGTTCCATTTAAAGTACTTATGCAAGCTATGAAACATCCATTAACTGATGCAGGACTTGCAAAATTTATGGAAGATTGGAAACAAGCTAATCAATAAGTTAGAGACTCTAGGTAAGAGTCATATCAATACATAGAGGACTTATAAGGAGGCCCATTATGGATCGTACATTATCTTTGGAATTTGCTCGTGTCGTTGAAGCCGCAGCTTTGCGTAGCGGTCGTTTGCTTGGCCGTGGGCAAAAGGATGCAGCCGATGGTCTTGCTGTAGATGCTATGCGTCAAGCGTTTGATTCTGTTCGCATTTCTGGTACGGTAGTTATCGGAGAAGGCGAAATTGATGAAGCTCCTATGCTTTATATCGGAGAACACGTAGGCGCTGGCGGACCAGAAGTAGATATCGCAGTTGATCCTATTGAAGGGACAAACTTGATTGCTAAAGGTCAAAATGGTGCTATTGCAGTTATGGCGATTGCAGAAAAAGGTGGCTTGTTACATGCACCAGATATGTACATGGAGAAACTTTGTGTTGGTCCTCGCGGTGCGGGTGCTATCGATATTACGAAATCTTTGACCGAAAATATCAAAAATGTAGCGACTAAAATGGAACGTAATGTAGATGAAATCACGTTGGTTATGCTTGATCGTGAGCGTCATCAAGGCTTGATGAAAGAAGCTCGTGAAGTAGGGGCTCGCATTATGCTCATCTCTGATGGTGATGTTAATCCAGCTATGGAATGTTGTATCGAAGGTTCTGGGGTACACATGGTTGTAGGTACTGGTGGTGCACCTGAAGGTGTACTAGCGGCTGCAGCCTTGAAATGTGTAGGCGGCGATATGCAAGCTCGCTTAAAGCCAGAAACGGAAGAAGAAATTCGTCGTTGCCATGAAATGGGTATTGCCGATGTAAACCAAGTGCTCACATTAAATGATTTAGTTCGTACTGATGATGTTATCTTTGCGGCTACTGCCATTACACGTGGTAACTTATTAAATCCAATTCAATATTTCCCAGGTGGTGCGCGTACGCATACTATTGTAATGCGGTCTAAAACTGGTACGGTTCGCTTCCTTGATACCGTGCATATGGATCATAAACTTAAAACATTAAAAGCAAAATAAGAAGAAAGTCCTGAAATGTACTCAAAAATTGGACATAAATTTTTGATGTATATTCAGGGCTTTTTTTTCTTTGTATTTTCTCTTATTCTCTTGATGAGATATATCGAAAAATAGTATAATAACATTTAGTATATGACGTTATAAATACAAGGTCTTGTAGCTTATACAAGATGAACGATATAAAGTGTAGGAGGAATTCTGTTGGAAAAGTTAATCATTCAAGGTGGCAATCGATTGGAAGGACGTGTACGTGTTAGTAGTGCTAAAAATGCAGTACTCCCTATTATTGCCGGTACTTTGCTAGCATCAACGTCTAGTAAATTGCTTGAAATTCCAAATTTAGAAGATGTAGGCACGATTTGCCAAGTTATCGAGTCTTTGGGAGTTAAAATCACTCGTAATAATGCAGATGGTGAAATTGTTTTCGATGCTTCTACATTGACTGCTACGGAAGCTCCTTATGAACTTGTACGTAAAATGCGTGCATCCTTCCTTGTCATGGGTCCACTTTTGGCTCGTAAAGGGGAGGCTAAAATCTCAATGCCTGGTGGATGTGCTATCGGTGCACGCCCCATTGATCTTCACTTAAAAGCATTTGAAGCATTAGGTGCAAAAATTGAAATTACTGAAGATTACGTATATGCTCATGCACCGGAAGGACTTAAAGGGACTCAAATTTATTTGGATTTCCCAAGTGTGGGGGCTACAGAGAATGTAATTATGGCTGCTTCTATGGCGAAAGGTAAAACCGTTATCGAAAATGCTGCAGAAGAGCCTGAAATTGTTGATTTAGCTACATTCTTAAATGCTATGGGTGCTAATATTCGCGGAGCTGGTACAAATGTGATTCGTATTGAAGGTGTACCTCAATTACACGGTGCTATTCATACAGTTATTCCTGACCGCATTGAAGCTGGTACATATTTAATCGCAGCTGCTATGGCAGGTGGTGATGTATTCGTAGAAAATGCATTGCCAGAACATCTAAAACCAGTAGTGGCTAAATTAAAGGAAGCTGGTGTAACAGTAGAGGAAGAAATCGACGGCATTCGCGTTATTAGTAGTGGTAAAGGTATTAAAGCTGTCGATATTAAAACATTGCCATACCCTGGATTCCCAACAGATATGCAAGCTCAATTTATGGCTCTTACTACGATTGCGGAAGGCACTAGTACAGTAACAGAAACTGTATTTGAAAATCGTTTTATGCATGTTGCTGAACTTCGTAAAATGGGGGCGCATATTGACATCGACAATCGTCAAGCTATTGTCGAAGGTATGCCAAGCTTACATGGGGCTATAGTGAATGCTACTGACCTGCGTGCTGGAGCGGCGCTTGTATGTGCTGCATTGACTGCGGAAGGTAGAACAGAAGTCGGTCGTTTACATCATATTGACCGAGGTTATGATGATTTTGTAGGTAAATTGCAAAGGTTAGGTGCTGATATTGTTCGGGTTGACGAATAAGAGTACACAGCCAAAACAAAATAAAAAGAAAAGAAGCCGGCGCTCTAAAGGGCCGGCTTTATACAACGAGCAACAGAACTTAGGTGCTGCAAAGGTTGAAAATTCGAAAGTGAGTACTACACGCAAACCATTGAGAAGGACAAAACGTAAGTCTACTAAACTTTCAAATGGCGTGGCAAAGCAAGCTAATCATTTGGCCTCCAATATGCGTGAGACCATGATTAAAGTTACAAAAATGCGCCGTGCTGAACGACGTAGTCGTGAGACTGTAGCGATTGCTAAAACAACACCAGCCATGACATTAAAACGTTTAGTTCGACCTGAGCAAGTTGGGGATTTTATGAGTCGTTTAAATCGATCCTTAAACTTCGATTTGGGAATTGATTTAGGGACTGCAAATATCCTCATTTTTGCGAAGGGTAAAGGCTTGGTATTAGATGAACCTGCGTATATTGCACGAGATGATAAAACTGGTGATATTCTTGCTTTAGGTGAGGCTGCACGTTCTATGGTGGGCCGTACTCCAAAAGGGATTTCCGTCATCCGTCCAGTTCAAGCGGGCGTTATTGCAGATTATGATATGACAGAATTCATGTTGAAGTACTTTATTCGCTCCGTTGTACCTGCTTCTAGATTGATGAAGACGCGTATTATTGTATGTGTTCCGTCGGGCATTACACCAGTTGAAAAACGCGCTATTTTGGAAGCTTTACTCAGAACTGGTGCAAAAAAGACAGTCCTTATTGAAGAACCATTGGCTGCTGCTATGGGGACTGGTCTCAATGATGCTAAGCACGTAGGGGCGATGGTTGTCGATGTTGGCGGTGGCACTACGGATATTGCCGTTCTTTGTGATACGGGTGTAGTTGTAAGTGAATCACTTCGCATCGGTGGAGATTCTTTTAACGAATCTATTATTCGCTATATCCGTCGTAAGAAACGCTTGGTTATTGGTCCGCTAACAGCAGAGAAAATTAAAATTTCTGTAGGGACTGTGGATCGCCGTGCAAAGGAGCGCACGATTGAGGTACGAGGACGAGATTCAAGTTCTGGATTACCAAAGATGGTTGCGGTGAATTCTTTAGAGATTCAACGTGCTCTAGAAGCACAAGTGATGAATGTTTTGGAAGGTGTTAAGTCTATTCTAGAAAAAACTCCACCGGAACTTGTGGCCGCTATCAACGATCATGGTATTATTCTTACTGGTGGTGGCGCGCTCATCGATGGATTAGACCGTGTTATTACACGTTCTATTGGAATCGCGGCATACCTTGTAGAATCTCCAAGATATGCAGTGATTAAAGGTGTTGCAAAGGCATTAGATGAAATGTCACAGCTTCGTGATACATTAGATGAGTTACAATAATATAGTTACAATAATATACCATGATGATGTAAGCTTAAATTGACGAGGTTATGGTCTACAGTTATTCTATTTTATGTATGGAGTATCTTTAGACTGTAACCTCGTTTTTCGTTTATTTTTTGAATTTTTCATCTTTATGCTGTATACTATAGTAAAAGTATATTGCGTAAAATTGATGTAATAATATAAGGCCATTATTATGGTTTGTAGCTATAGAGGAATTAAAGATGAAACGATATCTGTATATGACTTTTGCTGTTTTAGGTCTACTGGGTAGTACCGTTCCTCATGCTGAGGCCGGTAATTTAACAGGGGTGCGCGTATCTAATCATGAAGGTACAAGCCGAATTGTTTTAGATGTATCTGAAATGCCTGTATCTTGGACTCAATCCTATAATGAAGAAACACATGCTCTTACATTGAACTTAGGGGGCACTATAAATGCTTTAACTGGCCCCATATCACAAAATGATAAAAAAACGGGAGTTCTTAAAGGCATTGGCTTACAACCAGTTAATGGGGCCTTACGAGTAACATTAACAGCGAATAAGGATGTACAACATCATGAGTTTGCATTAGAAAAGCCTTCGCGTATAGTAGTGGATTTATTTTCTGGCTATGCGCAACAGACTACAAAAGATGTAAATAAATCTGTAACGTATAGCAAAATTAATAACACCGTAGCTGAAGGGAAAATTCAAGCCTTTGCATTGACCGTAGATAATGATTCACCTATGGTGGTGGCGCATGTTCCAGAAAGTAAACCATTATCTTCTGTTACTCAAGCTCATACAGCTATCATTGGAGCAAAGGTAAAAGGGGGCAGTTTTGAACGACCTTACTCAGTGGCGAGTGATGGAGCCATTGATTTAGAGCGTATTTCTAATCGTGGTACGTTACGATATACGCCTAATAGAGGATACTTTATAGAAGAGAAAAAACCTTTGCTTCAAGCTAAAACAAAGAATGAGAGTTTTGTAATCACCTCCGTTGATACGGTTCGTAAAGAGAATGCCTTGACCCTTTATACGTCAACTTATGGTCCTTCTACAAAGACCAATGAATATGGTTATGAAGTGACTGTAGCTAATGGCAAGGTTATTAGTAAACAAAAGGGAAATTCTAAAATTGGGGAAAACCAATACGTATTGTCTGGTCATGGCGAATCTGGAAATGCTTTACGAAAATTAAAAGTTGGAACACCTATTACGATTCAAAATAGAGAAGAACTTGCTCAAGTTAGTACTACCGGTGGAGCTAGTTTAGAAGTGGGCACTATGGTGATGAAAGGCGGTCGCTATGTAGGAGCTGATGAATCTAATAACAAAGGTCGTAGTTTCATTGGAACCACAAAGGAACATGATTTAGTTGTGCTAACAGTTGATAAATCCGAACTTCAATCTGTAGGTGTGACTCAAAAAGAAGGAGCTCAGTTATTGTCTAAATTAGGTGTTGTTGATGGCGCTGAATTATCAAATCAAGGTAGCATTGATATAGTTATCAATGATGATTATGTACACAAATCTTCTGCACCTATGAGTTATGAGGATATAGTAATTATAAAATAGATTCGTTGCATACAATTTTGTTTGAAATATTACTAATAATTTAGTATACTATAAATACATAACTAATTTTGTAAAAGGAG
This window contains:
- the serS gene encoding serine--tRNA ligase, which translates into the protein MLDLKFVRENIDLVQQNLDNRHTKGDLKTFVSAYDERRQLIGQVEELKALRNSVTEEISKLKRNKENADEKIGEMKKVGDEIAELDNRIREVETKLRDAALMLPNMCDASVPVGADEDENVEQRKWGEPRQFDFDVQAHWDLGENLDILDFNRAGKMSGARFTVYKGLGARLERALINFMVDLHVDKHGYTEMMTPYMVTRETLTGTGQLPKFAEDMYHVEGTEYFLIPTAEVTLTNYHGGEILSEEELPKYYTAFTACFRAEAGSAGRDTRGLIRQHQFNKVEMVKLAKPEDSFKELETLTDNAEEVLRLLELPFRVITLCTGDMGFGSAKTYDVEVWMPAQGKYREISSCSNMTDFQARRANIKFRRGPKGKPEFVHTLNGSGLAVGRTVAAILENYQQADGSVVIPKVLVPYMGGVEVISPAK
- the murA gene encoding UDP-N-acetylglucosamine 1-carboxyvinyltransferase, coding for MEKLIIQGGNRLEGRVRVSSAKNAVLPIIAGTLLASTSSKLLEIPNLEDVGTICQVIESLGVKITRNNADGEIVFDASTLTATEAPYELVRKMRASFLVMGPLLARKGEAKISMPGGCAIGARPIDLHLKAFEALGAKIEITEDYVYAHAPEGLKGTQIYLDFPSVGATENVIMAASMAKGKTVIENAAEEPEIVDLATFLNAMGANIRGAGTNVIRIEGVPQLHGAIHTVIPDRIEAGTYLIAAAMAGGDVFVENALPEHLKPVVAKLKEAGVTVEEEIDGIRVISSGKGIKAVDIKTLPYPGFPTDMQAQFMALTTIAEGTSTVTETVFENRFMHVAELRKMGAHIDIDNRQAIVEGMPSLHGAIVNATDLRAGAALVCAALTAEGRTEVGRLHHIDRGYDDFVGKLQRLGADIVRVDE
- a CDS encoding phosphodiester glycosidase family protein, whose translation is MKRYLYMTFAVLGLLGSTVPHAEAGNLTGVRVSNHEGTSRIVLDVSEMPVSWTQSYNEETHALTLNLGGTINALTGPISQNDKKTGVLKGIGLQPVNGALRVTLTANKDVQHHEFALEKPSRIVVDLFSGYAQQTTKDVNKSVTYSKINNTVAEGKIQAFALTVDNDSPMVVAHVPESKPLSSVTQAHTAIIGAKVKGGSFERPYSVASDGAIDLERISNRGTLRYTPNRGYFIEEKKPLLQAKTKNESFVITSVDTVRKENALTLYTSTYGPSTKTNEYGYEVTVANGKVISKQKGNSKIGENQYVLSGHGESGNALRKLKVGTPITIQNREELAQVSTTGGASLEVGTMVMKGGRYVGADESNNKGRSFIGTTKEHDLVVLTVDKSELQSVGVTQKEGAQLLSKLGVVDGAELSNQGSIDIVINDDYVHKSSAPMSYEDIVIIK
- a CDS encoding cation diffusion facilitator family transporter translates to MDILGARRSIEQKLLMQSVALMALVAVSGTVMGIVTGSSAVLLDGVFSFVDVVIKIMMLMTAKLVARETSKRFQFGFWQFEPLVLAVEGFFILLIVIYALSSGITDLLSGGRHVDFGPAIFYAIFFTVADTAYYLYVRRINKSLQSNLIKFDNVSWYVDALLEAAILISFIVATMLEGTEYARWATYIDPIVLIILAVQMVPSAFRIIVPSMKQILGWAPTSLHNEVQEIMDRFMEKYNFKDYVTSVQVYGNTRIIEIDILVRKSFPYQTIAEIDAIRNEIDQEIGGNPTEKWVTISFTGTRKWMAKDYLLDEEDDE
- the glpX gene encoding class II fructose-bisphosphatase, with product MDRTLSLEFARVVEAAALRSGRLLGRGQKDAADGLAVDAMRQAFDSVRISGTVVIGEGEIDEAPMLYIGEHVGAGGPEVDIAVDPIEGTNLIAKGQNGAIAVMAIAEKGGLLHAPDMYMEKLCVGPRGAGAIDITKSLTENIKNVATKMERNVDEITLVMLDRERHQGLMKEAREVGARIMLISDGDVNPAMECCIEGSGVHMVVGTGGAPEGVLAAAALKCVGGDMQARLKPETEEEIRRCHEMGIADVNQVLTLNDLVRTDDVIFAATAITRGNLLNPIQYFPGGARTHTIVMRSKTGTVRFLDTVHMDHKLKTLKAK
- a CDS encoding rod shape-determining protein produces the protein MFGLTNKSTQPKQNKKKRSRRSKGPALYNEQQNLGAAKVENSKVSTTRKPLRRTKRKSTKLSNGVAKQANHLASNMRETMIKVTKMRRAERRSRETVAIAKTTPAMTLKRLVRPEQVGDFMSRLNRSLNFDLGIDLGTANILIFAKGKGLVLDEPAYIARDDKTGDILALGEAARSMVGRTPKGISVIRPVQAGVIADYDMTEFMLKYFIRSVVPASRLMKTRIIVCVPSGITPVEKRAILEALLRTGAKKTVLIEEPLAAAMGTGLNDAKHVGAMVVDVGGGTTDIAVLCDTGVVVSESLRIGGDSFNESIIRYIRRKKRLVIGPLTAEKIKISVGTVDRRAKERTIEVRGRDSSSGLPKMVAVNSLEIQRALEAQVMNVLEGVKSILEKTPPELVAAINDHGIILTGGGALIDGLDRVITRSIGIAAYLVESPRYAVIKGVAKALDEMSQLRDTLDELQ
- the fsa gene encoding fructose-6-phosphate aldolase, encoding MRFFIDTAEFDEIKEAYDFGFIDGVTTNPSLIVKAKRDLKQVISEIANLVDGPVSAEVISSDAEGMVAEAHDLVKLGSNVVIKVPMTPEGLKAVAVLRKEGIKTNVTLIFSANQALLAARAGASYVSPFVGRIDDISMDGLTLIQDIADIFAIHEIETEIIAASVRTPLHIIQCAKAGAHIATVPFKVLMQAMKHPLTDAGLAKFMEDWKQANQ